GTGAGCGCAGGAAAAGGTTGACGAGCACGATGGGATTCGAACTACGCCCAGACATTCCTGCTCGTGAGAATCGGCGCAGTGCGCCGATTCTCACTCCGCGGGCTGTGACTGGTCTAATTCGAATCCCCTTTCGCACTCGTTTGCTCGTCGCGTTGCTCCTCGCTGCACGAGCACGATGGGATTCGAACCCACGGCCGTCGGATTAGAAGTCCGACGCTCTATCCAGACTGAGCTACGTGCCCTCGATATTCCGTTATTCGTCAGCCTTCATAAGGGATTGGGATTCTGTCCCGTAAACACAGACCTTAAGCACGGTTCACGACAAAACCAAGACGATGCGAGTAATCGGAACCGTCGGCCTTCCGGGGAGCGGCAAAGGCGAAGCCGCCACCGTCGCCGAGGAGATGGGGATTCCCGTCGTCACGATGGGTGACGTCATCCGCGCCGCCTGCCGTGACCGGGGTCTCGATCCGGCGAAACACCACGGCGAGATCGCCAAAGCGCTCCGCGAGGAGAACGGCCCGGACGCCATCGCGCAGGCGTCGCTGCCGAAGATCGACGACGCGCTGACGGGCGCGGACACCGTCCTCGTGGACGGCATCCGCTCCGGCGTGGAGGTCGAACGGTTCGAGGAGGCGTTCGGCGACGACTTCGTACTGGTGAGCATCGAAGCGCCGTTCGAGGTTCGGGCCGACCGCCTGGGGGAACGCGGGCGCGACCACTCCGACGCCGACGAAGAACGACTTCGGGAACGCGACGACCGGGAACTCGGGTTCGGACTCGACCGCGCGATGGCGCGGTCCGACGCCGTCATCGACAACACGCGCTCGCTCGACGCGTTTCGCCGTCGGATCCGAGCGCTGTTCGAGGACGGAGTGGCGGGACTGGAAAACGTGGAGGCGACTGACGAACCATGATTTACAGCGTCGATATTCGAATCACGGCACCCGTGCACGACACGGAAATCGGAGCACGAATCGAGGACGCGATCGAGAACGTCTTTCCCGGCGCGAAGGTGACGTCGGACGAGGGCGAACTCGTCGCGGAAGCCCACAGCGTCGAACACTTCTCAGAACTGCTCCACCGGCAGGAAATCCTCGACACGGCACGCGGGGAGTTCTTCTCCGGACAGGACGGGGACACCCTCTCGTTCGACCTGAAAAAGCAGGCGGCGTTCCAAGGCGTCGTCAACTTCGCCGTCGGCAACCCCGACGAACTCGGCGAGATTCACGTTCGGATGGACGTCCACGACCCGGACGTGGAATCGTTTGTGGACTACGTCGCCCCGCCGACGAAGGACGGAAAACCGATAGACGGCGACGAATAGCGACCGGGACCGGTAGCGGAACGATTTTTCACACCAGCAGTTCCACCACGGCGAACAACACGATCACGCCGAGCACGTCACAGGCGTTCGTGACGACCGGAATCACCACATCGTCCGGGTCGAGTTCGAACCGATAGGCGACGTACGTGGCGACGAGCGTGACGAGCACTGCGACGAACGCGAGGACGATACCGCTGGTCAGCGAGACGAGGACGACCGTTCCCAACCCGAGTTCCGTTCCGCCGATGAACCACGTCAACGCCCACGCGCCGAAGCCGACGACGGGGAAAATCGTGATCGCGAGGGCGACCGTGGCGACGGCGTTCCCCGCGAGCACTTCGTCCTCCCGACCGAACGAGAGCGTTCCGAGATGGAACGCCGTCGAGAGGCGAGCGGCGAGGATGCTACCGAGGTTGCCCGCGGTGCCGATCGTCACTGGCACCAGCGCGAGCAGCGTGGGATACTGGAGGAGCGTCTGCTGGAACGACCCGAGGACGAGTCCGCTCCCGAGTTCGACGACCGTGAGAACGAGCAACACCGGCAGCATCGCTCGCATGATGGCTCGAACCGTCCAGCGCGTCGGCATCTATCCACCCCCGAGTGCGAGGACTATCTTGACCGCGAGCAGGAGAAACGAGATGCCGAACACGTCGCCCGTCGTCGTCACGAGCGGACCGACGAGCGTATCCGGGTTCTTCCCGCGACGATACCCAGCAAACACGACGATGACGACGGCGACCGTCAGCGCGATACCGGACAGCAATCCGGCGATGAGAGCGATTGCGACCAGGGTCGGTAGCGATGCGACGTCCTGCGAGAGTGCTTTCAGGATGAAGAACGCGACCACGGACGCGAACAGACTGGCGAGGATGCCGTTCGCCAGCGAGGCGACGATTGCCGCCCAGACCCGTTCGTCGTCGGGGACGAACGACGGTTCGACCAGCCCTTGGTGCAGTCCGGACGCGAGACGCGCGCCGAGCGACCCGTAGACGTTCCCACGGGTAGCGAGGAGGGCGGGAACGAGAACCAACAACCCGGCCACCTGACGGAGTTCGGCGCGCATTCCCCCGAGGACGATACCGGCGAACAGCCCACCCACCATGCTCGCTGCGAGCGCGGGGAGAGCCTCGCGGTACGCCTCGATGGCGACTTCCCGGACGGTCATCTATTGCTGTGGAGGTGGGCACGGAACAAAAAAGCGGTGTGTCGCGGTTTCACTTGCGCTCGATAGTTGTGATACACAAGAACGCTAAAAGCGGCCGTTCATCGCAATCGTGCTCGCGACAAAATCGTAGCCGAATCGCGGAGACCGTTCACCCGAACGGACCCATGCCGCCCATACCGCCACCGCCGCCACCGCCGCCGCCCTGCATCTTCTTCATCATGCGCTCCATGTCGCCGCCCTGCCCCATGCCCTGGAACTGTTTCAGGGTCTGGGCCATCATCTTGTGCTGTTGGAGCAGTTCGCGGATGCGTTCCTCGTCCTGTCCGCTCCCGCGAGCGATACGTCGAATCTGGCTCGCGCCGATGGACCGCGGATTTTCGAGTTCCTTGTCGGTCATCGAGTCCATGATGACCTCGAAGCTCCGCATCCGGTCCTTCGTCACGTCCATCGCGTCGTCCGGCAGTTCGTCCATGATCCCGCCGCCGAAGCCGGGGATCATGTCCATAACCTGTTCGAGCGGCCCCATCTTGTTCATCGCGTTCATCTGATGGCGCATGTCGTCGAGGGTGAACTGGCCCTTCATCATGTCCTCGGGGTCCCAGTCCTCCTCCTCTTCGGTCTCCGTCATCGCCCGCTGGACGCGCTCGGTGAGCTGTTTCAGGTCGCCCATGCCGAGCAGGCGGGAGATGAAGCCGTTCGGCTCGAATCGCTCGACGTCCTGGACCGTCTCACCGGACCCGAGGAAGGCGATGGACGAATCGGTCTCGTTGACCGCCGTCAGCGCGCCACCACCTTTCGCGGTACCGTCGAGTTTCGTGATGACGACGCCGTCGATGCCGATGGACTCGTCGAACTGTTGGGCTTGGTCCTTCGCGCCCTGTCCGATTGCGGCGTCAAGCACGAGCAGGTTTCGGTCGGGGTCGGCGACCGATTCGATTTCCTCGATTTCCGCGATGAGGTCGTCTTCGAGCGCGTGGCGACCGGCCGTGTCCACGATGTGGATGTCGGCGTCCGCCGTCTCCTCCAGTCCCTTCCGCGCGATATCCACGGGGTCCTCGTTGTCCGGGTCGCCGTAGAAATCGACCTCGGCGCGGGAACACATCTCCTTCGCCTGGTCGTACGCACCGGGCCGGAAGGTGTCGGTTTGGATGACCGCGGGGCGAAGCCCCTTCTTCGAGAACCACCACGCCATCTTGGCGGAGGTGGTCGTCTTCCCCGACCCCTGCAAACCGGCGAGGAGAATGGTCTGGTTTTCGAGCGGGATTTCCGTACTCTCGCCGACGAGGCCGACGAGTTCCTCGTAGACGATACTGAGGACGTGGTCACGGGCCGTCGTCCCGCCCGGCGGTTCTTCGTTCACAGCGCGGTCCTTGATGGACGACGAGAGGTCCATCACGAGGCTGACGTCGACGTCAGCCTGCAGGAGGGAACGCTGAATTTCCTTGACGATTTCCTCGACATCGTCCTCGCTGACGCGTGATTTCCCACTCAGTTTGTCGAGTGAGCCGCGAAGAGAACTGCCGAGATTATCGAGCACCATCGTTAGGGAGTGTTTGGCTTTCCGGCGGTTTAAACCCTTTTTCTATTTGGTTTGGAGTCGATGTCGTCGGAACGTATCGAGGGCCGTCAATCTTCAAGCCGACTGGGAACGAAGGGTTTCGTATGCGACTGTTCGTGAGCATCGACCTGACGGACGACCTCTGGGAGGGTGTCGAGGGCGTGCAGGAGGAGTTCCGCGACGCGGACGGACTCTCGTTCACCGACCCAACGCAGGCCCACCTGACGCTCTCGTTTCTCGGCGACGTGGACGAGGACCGCGTGCCAGCCATCGAGGACGCGCTCGAAACCGCCGTCGAGGACGACATCGACTTCGGCCCCTTCGACGCGGAAATCGGCGGCTTGGGCGTCTTTCCCAGTCTCGACTACATCTCCGTCGTCTGGCTCGGCCTCGACGATGGGGGAGAGGAGACGAGTCTCGTCCACGACGCCGTCGAATCCCGCCTCTACGACCTCGGGTTTTCGCCCGACGACAACGAGTTCGTTCCGCACGTCACCATCGCCAGGATGCAACACGCGGGCGGCAAGGAACTCGTCCAGCGGAACGTGCGGGAACTCGACCCGACTGTGGGGAGAATGGAAGTCAGGGAGGTTCGACTGACCGAGAGCGAGCGATCGTCTGACGGTCCGGAGTATTCGACCGTCGCGGCGTTCACCCTGTGAAGCCGTTTGAAAGGAACAAGATTTTATGCGACGGCGGAAAAGTGGCAACCACTATGGGCAAGAAATCGAAGGCCAAGAAGAAACGCCTGTCCAAGCTGGAACGGCAGAACAGCCGCATCCCGGCGTGGGTCATCATGAAGACGGACCGAGACGTAATGCGAAACCCGAAGCGCCGTAGCTGGCGGCGTAGCGACACTGACGAATAATGAGCGCAAGTGATTTCGAGGAGCGAGTCGTTACGGTTCCGCTCCGAGACGTGACGGCAGAGGCAAAGCACAAACGAGCGAACAAAGCGATGAAACTGGTGCGCGGGCATCTCGCCCAGCACTTCAAGGTGGACGAGGACGAGGTTCGCCTCGACCCCTCCATCAACGAGGCGATCTGGGCGCGCGGTCAGAAGAACCCGCCACGAAAGCTTCGAGTTCACGCTGCCCGCTTCGAGGAAGAGGGCGAATCCGTCGTCGAGGCGGAATACGAAGAGTAGAGCGGTGCTTCGTACCGCGTTCAACGGCTCGGCGTACGTTGGCGTCTTCGCTCGTGTGACTGACGAGTATCTCCTCGTCCGACCGGATTTGGACGATGACCTCGTCGACTCCCTCGAAACGGAGTTGGAAGTCGATGCAATCGGCACGACGCTCGGTGGGTCGTCCACCGTCGGCGCGCTGGTCGCAGGCAACGAGAACGGACTGCTCGTCAGCAACCGTCTCACCGACCACGAGCGCGAACGAATCGAAGAAGTGGTCGACGTTCCACTCACGAAGTTCCCGGGGCGAATCAACGCCGCCGGAAACGTCGTGCTCGTGAACGACACGGGCGCATACGTCCACCCGGACCTCTCGCGGGAAGCAGTTCAAGCCGTCTCGGACGGCTTGGACGTTCCCGTCGAACGAGGGACGATTGCGGGCGTTCAAACGGTCGGAACGGCAGGCGTCGCCACGAACCGAGGCGTCCTCTGCCATCCGAAAGCGACCGACGACGAACTCGATACCATCGAGGACGTGCTCGGCGTCCCGGCGGACATCGGCACCATCAACTACGGTGGGCCGCTCGTCGGGTCCGGGCTTCTCGCCAATGCCCACGGCTACGTCGTCGGAGAGGAGACGACCGGACCGGAACTCGGCCGTATCGAGGACGCGCTGGGCTATATCGACTGATTTTCGGCCCACCGTGTTTTGCAACCTAGTTAGCAACATTCTTCCCGCTCGCTCCCGCACGTGGTGACATGAGCACGATTACTCGCGGAACGGAGAGTGGAGCACAATGATGGGCGGCGGCAATCAAGAGATGCAGCAGATGCAACAGCAGCTCCAACAGCTGGAAGCCGAGAAGGAGGAGCTGAACGGAGAAGTCGAGGACCTTCGCGACGAGAAGGGCGAGGTCGACGAGGCAATCGAAGCCGTCGAAACGCTCGACACCGGCTCGGTCGTTCAAGTCCCGCTCGGCGGCGGCGCGTACCTCCGCGCGAGCGTCGAGGACATCGACGAGGTCATCGTCGAACTCGGCGGCGGCTACGCCGCGGAGCGAGACCAGGAGGGCGCAGTGGCGTCCCTGAAGAGCCGGAAGGATCTCCTCGACGAGCAGATCGCGGACCTGCAGGAGGAAATCGGTGAAGTCGAAGCCGAGAGCGACCAGCTAGAGCAGAAAGCACAGCAGATGCAACAACAGCAGATGCAACAGCAGATGCAGCAGATGCAGCAACAGCAGGACGACGAGGACGAGTAACCGCCGATGTTCGACAGTCTGAAGGATAAGTTGAGCGGGTTCCGTAAGGACGTCGAAGAGACGACAGAGGAGAAGGCCGAAGAAGCTGAGGCGGCGGACGCGGAGACTGCAGATGCCGCGGCAGCCGAAGAAACGGCCGAATCGGAACCCGTCGAAACGGAAGCGGAAACCGCGGGAACAGCCGAACCGGAACCAGAGCCGGAAATCGAATCCGAGCCTGAACCGGAGCCAGCGGCGTCCGACGAGGACGGCGTGGAATCGGAAACGGACTCCGAATCGAGTTCGGGCAACGGCGGCGGGTTCGCCCAGAAGGCGAAGTCGTTCGCGCGCGGTGAGATCATCATCGAGGAGCAGGACGTCGAGGACCCGCTCTGGGAGCTGGAGATGGCGCTTCTCGAAAGCGACGTGGAGATGAGCGTCGCCAGCGAGATGCTCGAAGACATCCGGAACGACCTCGTCGGCGCGACGCGTAAGTTCAGCGCCGAGACGGGGGACGTGGTCGAACAAGCCCTGCGCGATTCCCTGCTGTCGGTCATCAGCGTCGGGCAGTTCGACTTCGATCAGCGGGTTGCGGAAGCCGACAAACCGCTCGTCATCATCTTCACCGGGGTCAACGGCGTCGGGAAGACGACGAGCATCGCCAAACTCGCCCGCTACTTCGAGGAGCGCGGCTACTCCTCGGTGATGGCGAACGGTGACACCTACCGTGCCGGTGCGAACCAGCAGATTCAGGAGCACGCGAACGCGCTCGACAAGAAACTCATCGCGCACGAGCAGGGTGGCGACCCTGCCGCCGTCATCTACGACGCGGTGGAGTACGCCGACGCCCACGACATCGACATCGTGCTGGGCGACACCGCGGGTCGCCTGCACACCAGCGAAGGGTTGATGGACCAGTTGGCGAAGATCGGACGCGTCGTGGACCCCGACATGACCCTCTTCGTGGACGAGGCCGTGGCCGGACAGGACGCGGTCCAGCGCGCGAAGGAGTTCGACGACGCCGCCGAGGTTGACGGCTCGATCCTGACGAAAGCCGACGCCGACTCGAAGGGCGGCGCGGCGATCTCGATCTCCCACGTCACGGGCAAGCCCATCCTGTTCCTCGGAACCGGCCAGGGCTACGACGACATCGAGCAGTTCGACCCTGAAACGATGGTCGAGCGACTCCTCGGCGAAGAAGAAGAGGAGTAATCGACTTCAGATTTTTTCGAAACCGCCGTTCGAGAGTGGTGACACAACCGCTTTCGGGACGCGCGATGCGGACACTGCACCAGCGGTCGGTGCAGGTGTCCGCGTGCCCGGGGAGGTAAGGGGACGTCGAGGGCGGTGGCCGTGCGGTTCCGGCCACCCGTCCACATGCGGTTGCTGTCATGGACCCTAGCAGTTGGGGTCTCAAAATCGGCGTCGAAGGCGGTCGCGGCAATCGCATAAATTCCGTCGAACAAGCGGTGGGGTCGCAGTCTCGAAAACGGTACCAAATCAGCGCAGACAAACGGGGTGTTTCGACACGCGATTCGCAATCCCCAAGACGACGGCACTGTTCCCCTCGAACGAAACCGGACGGCTCCGGAGGAAATCGCAATCGTGTACGTACTGGAACTCGGCGGACAAGACGACGAATTCGCGGCGTGTGAAGCGGCGAGTGCGGCGACCGAGGTGGAACTCGTCGCGCCCGGCCTCGCGCGGGCGGCGACGATCACCGAGCGCGTTCGAAACCTCGCGTACACCCATCGGGCGAACGAACTGGTGGGGACGACGGACGCCGACGTGGCGAGCGCGCGGGCGTTGCTTTCTGCTGCACCCATCGACCGAGAAGGAACGGTCGCGGTACGTGCGCGGACGGTCCGTGACACGGAGGACATCAGCACACAGGAGGTCGAGCGCGAATTGGGGCAAATACTCGTGGACCGTGGATTCGCAGTGGACTTGGACGGCCCCGACCACGAACTGCGGGCGACGTTCTCCGACGACAGTTGTGTGCTCGGGTGGACCGCAGTCGAGAGCGTGCGCGACTACGGTACTCGGAAACCGACCGACAGACCGTTCTTCCAACCGGGGAGCATGCACCCCCTCCTTGCGCGCGCGCTGGTGAACATCGTCGGGGCGAAGGAGGAAACGACGGTTCTCGATCCGATGTGCGGGACGGGTGGCACCCTCATCGAGGCCGCGCTCGTCGGCGCGCGACCGTTGGGTGCCGATGCACAGTGGAAGATGGCCCGTGGGGCGGCGGAGAACCTCGACCACTACGCACCGGACGCGGACGCCGCCACGGTTCGCGGCGACGCGACACATCTGCCGTTCGCCGACGATTCCATTGACGGCGTGGTGTTCGACGCACCCTACGGCAGGCAGTCGAAGATAGCGAACCTCGACCTCGACGACCTCGTGGCTGGCGCGCTCGCGGAAGCCAAGCGGGTTGCATCCCGTACCGTCGTCGTCGGCGACCGCTCGTGGGCGGACGAAGCGCGGACGGCGGGATGGACCGTCGAAGGGGAGTTCGAGCGGCGCGTGCATCGGTCGCTGACGCGGTACATCGTCGTGTTGTCTGGGTAACAGCGGTTGCGCGAATACGAAATCGGATGGCTAAAAATCCGACCGGTCAAAGCTATTTTATCAGCACTTAAGATACCGTAGGGGGGACACCCACCCATGAAGCAGTACCTCGGACTCGTCGAGGACGTTCTCGGGGACGGAACCTACAAGCCCAATCGAACCGGCGTAGACACGATTTCCACGTTCAGCCAGCACTACGAGGTGGACCTGCGCGACGGCTTTCCGCTGTTGACCACCAAGGCGATGGACGGTGCTCGGTGGAATTCGATGCTCCACGAACTCCTCTGGTATCTGTCAGGAGAAGAGCACATCCGAAACCTCCGCAAAGAGACCGGAATCTGGAACGAGTGGTCGAACGAAGAAGGCCACCTCGACACGGCCTACGGTCGGTTCTGGCGGCGCTTTCCGGTTCCCGAGGAGGGTCTACCGGGCGAATCGTGGCCCGAGGACGGCAACCGCTGGATGAACGAGGACGGGACCTTCGACCAGATTCAGTACGTCATCGACGGTCTCAACGAGAATCCGAACTCGCGCCGGTTCGTCGTTTCGGCTTGGCACCCCGCGAATGCGGCCGTCTCGCTGCTTCCGCCGTGTCACTACACCTTCGTCATCAACGTTCAGGGCGACGGTACCCTGAACCTGCACCTCACCCAGCGTTCGGGCGACGTGGCACTCGGCATTCCGTTCAATATCGCGGCTTACGCCCTGATGGCGACCGTGCTCGCTAAACAGACCGGTTTCGAGGTGGGCAAATTCTCCCACACAGTCGTAGATGCACACGTCTACTGCGGCGAAGGAGAACGCGGCGAGTGGTACCGCGACAACCTTTCGGACCTGCAATTGCGCATCGCCGACGTGGACGAGAAATCGGGGTACGAGGAAGTCCGCGAGTGGTTGGAATCGGAAGCACCCGCCGAGGAGACCGAACGCCTCGACCACGTTCCGGGCCTGCTGACCCAACTCTCGCGCGAACCCAAATCGAAGCCGGAAATCGACATCGCGGCGGATTCCATCGACGAGTTGAGCTACGAGGACATCACGCTCCGGGAGTACGACGCTCATCCCGGTCTGAAATTCAGCGTGGCGGAATGACCCGTCTGGTCCTCATCGCCGCGATTGCGGAAAACGGCGTCATCGGCAACGACGGCGGCATGCCGTGGCATTATTCGGAGGATATGCGGCACTTCAAGGAGACGACGATGGGCCACCCCGTCGTCATGGGTCGGACGACCTACGAGAGCATCGCGGCACAGATGGATGGCCCGCTCCCGGGCCGAACGAACGTCGTGTTGAGTCGGTCGAACCCGGACCTTCCGGAGGAAGTCGTCCTCGTCCACGGCGTGGAGGAAGCGATGGCGGAAATCGAGGAACTGGACGACGTCGCCTACATCACCGGCGGCGCGGCGGTGTACGAGCAGTTCCTCCCGCACGCGGACGAGATGATCCTCACGGAGATTCACGAATCCTACGAGGGGGACACGTACTTCCCCGAGTGGGACCCGGAGGAGTGGCGAGAAGTCGAGCGCGACGAGCGCGACGAATTCGACTTCGTTCGCTACGAGCGGTGAGGAACCGCCGCACGGAGTTTTCTGTCGAGCTTAAATCGCACGACGAGGAACGCAAACAGCGTGCCGACCATCCACGTCGTGAGTAGGGGGATGAGTGCGTAGGCGTCCTCCGTTCCCGTGAGCGATCCGATCAATCCCGATCCAAGGAGAGTCAGAAGGCCGAACAGCGCGACGCGTTTCGGTGCTGCGGGACGGTAGTACAGACAGAGACCCGTCGTCAGAATCGCCGCTGCGAACGGCAAGTCGGACAGCAAACGATCGTATCCACCTCCGGGTCCGATGAAGAGTAGTGGGGTAAACACCGCACCAGCACCGACGTAATACCAGAAGAGGTCAGCGAATTTCCCCATCTCGTCGGCGAATTCACCCATCTACGCCCCGCTCCGTCGGAACCGGACGCGTGGTTTCGCCCACGCGGCGAACGCGCCGATGGCTACGGCGATAGCCCACGTTGTCAACGCGGCCGGTCTGTTGGCGGGCGTGAGACTGATTTCGAGGCCAGCCCACAGAACACCGATCGCCACGGAGCTGGCGAGCGAGAACAGCCAGACCTGTCCGTAGGAGACCGGGAGCAGATCGAAGGCGACGAGTACGCCAACGACAAGACCGGGGATGCAGACGAGGAGAGTCCCGACCCAGTGGGGGCTAACGATGAACAAATCGAGAAGCGCGATGAATGGAAGTGGAAGCATGATAACGCTCCCGACGACGATGCCGACCTGTTCCAGACGGCGGGGGAGGGACATACTGTCAAGTTAATCAGGTGAGGATAAATGTTTTCTCGTCGGGGAGTCCGACGATGTCACTCCGAGAAAGGCG
The genomic region above belongs to Haladaptatus sp. R4 and contains:
- a CDS encoding magnesium transporter → MTVREVAIEAYREALPALAASMVGGLFAGIVLGGMRAELRQVAGLLVLVPALLATRGNVYGSLGARLASGLHQGLVEPSFVPDDERVWAAIVASLANGILASLFASVVAFFILKALSQDVASLPTLVAIALIAGLLSGIALTVAVVIVVFAGYRRGKNPDTLVGPLVTTTGDVFGISFLLLAVKIVLALGGG
- a CDS encoding magnesium transporter yields the protein MPTRWTVRAIMRAMLPVLLVLTVVELGSGLVLGSFQQTLLQYPTLLALVPVTIGTAGNLGSILAARLSTAFHLGTLSFGREDEVLAGNAVATVALAITIFPVVGFGAWALTWFIGGTELGLGTVVLVSLTSGIVLAFVAVLVTLVATYVAYRFELDPDDVVIPVVTNACDVLGVIVLFAVVELLV
- a CDS encoding dihydrofolate reductase, encoding MTRLVLIAAIAENGVIGNDGGMPWHYSEDMRHFKETTMGHPVVMGRTTYESIAAQMDGPLPGRTNVVLSRSNPDLPEEVVLVHGVEEAMAEIEELDDVAYITGGAAVYEQFLPHADEMILTEIHESYEGDTYFPEWDPEEWREVERDERDEFDFVRYER
- a CDS encoding 50S ribosomal protein L39e yields the protein MGKKSKAKKKRLSKLERQNSRIPAWVIMKTDRDVMRNPKRRSWRRSDTDE
- a CDS encoding methyltransferase domain-containing protein; its protein translation is MYVLELGGQDDEFAACEAASAATEVELVAPGLARAATITERVRNLAYTHRANELVGTTDADVASARALLSAAPIDREGTVAVRARTVRDTEDISTQEVERELGQILVDRGFAVDLDGPDHELRATFSDDSCVLGWTAVESVRDYGTRKPTDRPFFQPGSMHPLLARALVNIVGAKEETTVLDPMCGTGGTLIEAALVGARPLGADAQWKMARGAAENLDHYAPDADAATVRGDATHLPFADDSIDGVVFDAPYGRQSKIANLDLDDLVAGALAEAKRVASRTVVVGDRSWADEARTAGWTVEGEFERRVHRSLTRYIVVLSG
- a CDS encoding 50S ribosomal protein L31e, which codes for MSASDFEERVVTVPLRDVTAEAKHKRANKAMKLVRGHLAQHFKVDEDEVRLDPSINEAIWARGQKNPPRKLRVHAARFEEEGESVVEAEYEE
- the thyA gene encoding thymidylate synthase, with the protein product MKQYLGLVEDVLGDGTYKPNRTGVDTISTFSQHYEVDLRDGFPLLTTKAMDGARWNSMLHELLWYLSGEEHIRNLRKETGIWNEWSNEEGHLDTAYGRFWRRFPVPEEGLPGESWPEDGNRWMNEDGTFDQIQYVIDGLNENPNSRRFVVSAWHPANAAVSLLPPCHYTFVINVQGDGTLNLHLTQRSGDVALGIPFNIAAYALMATVLAKQTGFEVGKFSHTVVDAHVYCGEGERGEWYRDNLSDLQLRIADVDEKSGYEEVREWLESEAPAEETERLDHVPGLLTQLSREPKSKPEIDIAADSIDELSYEDITLREYDAHPGLKFSVAE
- a CDS encoding signal recognition particle protein Srp54, translating into MVLDNLGSSLRGSLDKLSGKSRVSEDDVEEIVKEIQRSLLQADVDVSLVMDLSSSIKDRAVNEEPPGGTTARDHVLSIVYEELVGLVGESTEIPLENQTILLAGLQGSGKTTTSAKMAWWFSKKGLRPAVIQTDTFRPGAYDQAKEMCSRAEVDFYGDPDNEDPVDIARKGLEETADADIHIVDTAGRHALEDDLIAEIEEIESVADPDRNLLVLDAAIGQGAKDQAQQFDESIGIDGVVITKLDGTAKGGGALTAVNETDSSIAFLGSGETVQDVERFEPNGFISRLLGMGDLKQLTERVQRAMTETEEEEDWDPEDMMKGQFTLDDMRHQMNAMNKMGPLEQVMDMIPGFGGGIMDELPDDAMDVTKDRMRSFEVIMDSMTDKELENPRSIGASQIRRIARGSGQDEERIRELLQQHKMMAQTLKQFQGMGQGGDMERMMKKMQGGGGGGGGGMGGMGPFG
- the pfdA gene encoding prefoldin subunit alpha — its product is MGGGNQEMQQMQQQLQQLEAEKEELNGEVEDLRDEKGEVDEAIEAVETLDTGSVVQVPLGGGAYLRASVEDIDEVIVELGGGYAAERDQEGAVASLKSRKDLLDEQIADLQEEIGEVEAESDQLEQKAQQMQQQQMQQQMQQMQQQQDDEDE
- a CDS encoding RNA-binding domain-containing protein, with product MIYSVDIRITAPVHDTEIGARIEDAIENVFPGAKVTSDEGELVAEAHSVEHFSELLHRQEILDTARGEFFSGQDGDTLSFDLKKQAAFQGVVNFAVGNPDELGEIHVRMDVHDPDVESFVDYVAPPTKDGKPIDGDE
- the thpR gene encoding RNA 2',3'-cyclic phosphodiesterase, whose product is MRLFVSIDLTDDLWEGVEGVQEEFRDADGLSFTDPTQAHLTLSFLGDVDEDRVPAIEDALETAVEDDIDFGPFDAEIGGLGVFPSLDYISVVWLGLDDGGEETSLVHDAVESRLYDLGFSPDDNEFVPHVTIARMQHAGGKELVQRNVRELDPTVGRMEVREVRLTESERSSDGPEYSTVAAFTL
- the ftsY gene encoding signal recognition particle-docking protein FtsY; translation: MFDSLKDKLSGFRKDVEETTEEKAEEAEAADAETADAAAAEETAESEPVETEAETAGTAEPEPEPEIESEPEPEPAASDEDGVESETDSESSSGNGGGFAQKAKSFARGEIIIEEQDVEDPLWELEMALLESDVEMSVASEMLEDIRNDLVGATRKFSAETGDVVEQALRDSLLSVISVGQFDFDQRVAEADKPLVIIFTGVNGVGKTTSIAKLARYFEERGYSSVMANGDTYRAGANQQIQEHANALDKKLIAHEQGGDPAAVIYDAVEYADAHDIDIVLGDTAGRLHTSEGLMDQLAKIGRVVDPDMTLFVDEAVAGQDAVQRAKEFDDAAEVDGSILTKADADSKGGAAISISHVTGKPILFLGTGQGYDDIEQFDPETMVERLLGEEEEE
- a CDS encoding translation initiation factor IF-6, whose translation is MLRTAFNGSAYVGVFARVTDEYLLVRPDLDDDLVDSLETELEVDAIGTTLGGSSTVGALVAGNENGLLVSNRLTDHERERIEEVVDVPLTKFPGRINAAGNVVLVNDTGAYVHPDLSREAVQAVSDGLDVPVERGTIAGVQTVGTAGVATNRGVLCHPKATDDELDTIEDVLGVPADIGTINYGGPLVGSGLLANAHGYVVGEETTGPELGRIEDALGYID
- a CDS encoding AAA family ATPase, with the protein product MRVIGTVGLPGSGKGEAATVAEEMGIPVVTMGDVIRAACRDRGLDPAKHHGEIAKALREENGPDAIAQASLPKIDDALTGADTVLVDGIRSGVEVERFEEAFGDDFVLVSIEAPFEVRADRLGERGRDHSDADEERLRERDDRELGFGLDRAMARSDAVIDNTRSLDAFRRRIRALFEDGVAGLENVEATDEP